In Fibrobacter sp., a single genomic region encodes these proteins:
- a CDS encoding MlaD family protein yields MKKNSVLYFSVGLVVLLAVVILVFGMFFLNEKDPRETFNIFYLRFTQVSTLVLDDPVKVNGVKMGKVEDISLAGHRVVVRIRLRTDVKIPKDSEIRVQNIGIMGERQIGMILGDAQSYWAPGDTINGQFDSGIAEALGLAGEVCDSTKVLLESVKAALNGTIASPDFQERFRTILTKAESLEDRLMVMVNTTDPQLKKSLNNLNEVMGKVDALVDGVKPPIDGLFANADKVIGNADGLMNELEGVTKHLDELIAKVQSRDNTVGILLSDRKLHDDLVKTVHSADSLFRVILHDGLDVNVDFF; encoded by the coding sequence ATGAAAAAGAATTCTGTCCTATACTTCTCTGTCGGCCTGGTCGTTCTCTTGGCTGTCGTGATACTCGTGTTCGGTATGTTCTTCCTGAACGAGAAGGACCCGCGCGAAACCTTCAATATTTTCTATCTGCGCTTTACCCAGGTGAGTACCCTGGTGCTCGACGACCCCGTGAAGGTCAATGGCGTCAAGATGGGTAAGGTAGAGGACATCAGCCTGGCCGGTCACCGCGTGGTGGTGCGTATCCGCCTGCGTACCGACGTGAAGATCCCGAAGGATTCCGAAATTCGCGTCCAGAACATCGGTATCATGGGTGAACGCCAGATTGGCATGATTTTAGGTGATGCCCAAAGCTACTGGGCACCGGGCGATACCATCAACGGTCAGTTTGATTCGGGTATTGCCGAAGCGCTCGGGCTTGCCGGCGAAGTTTGCGATAGCACGAAGGTTCTGCTTGAATCCGTGAAGGCGGCCTTGAACGGCACTATCGCGAGTCCGGATTTCCAGGAGCGTTTCCGCACCATCCTTACCAAGGCGGAATCTTTGGAAGACCGCCTGATGGTCATGGTCAACACGACCGATCCGCAGCTCAAGAAGAGCCTGAACAACTTGAACGAGGTGATGGGCAAGGTGGATGCGCTCGTGGATGGAGTCAAGCCGCCTATAGACGGCCTGTTTGCCAATGCCGACAAGGTCATCGGGAATGCCGACGGCCTGATGAACGAACTTGAGGGTGTTACCAAGCACCTGGATGAACTGATTGCCAAGGTGCAATCCCGTGACAATACGGTCGGTATACTTTTGTCCGACAGGAAGCTGCACGACGACCTGGTCAAGACGGTTCATTCGGCGGATAGCCTGTTCCGCGTGATTCTGCACGACGGGCTTGATGTCAATGTGGATTTCTTCTGA
- the ptsP gene encoding phosphoenolpyruvate--protein phosphotransferase: MTTSTKNPADNGGTAAPSGKKSERRVLVGIPASPGYVMGRAFQVASREITVVEESIPKSRVAAEEEKFRKAITRTSKEISQIKEISETRTGVHDSLIFATHLMILQDPGLVNGTLNLIRKERKSARWALHVILGGYIDNFEKIDSPAMRDKAADLRDLHNRLMAAMEDTEPALEEVSTEDGAVIVAHEVLPSFLMALKPGQARALLMDTGGRTSHVAILARSLQIPVVSGLRNVAAVVKTNDTLIVDGSGGLVIVNPNEDDIRKFHERQEVFERQRRELFTMRRLEPMTRDGKYITLHANVELPNEAAKVMDYGATGVGLYRSEFLFLQYAAPTEEEQTEAYTQLLDALSPCPVTIRTLDAGGDKLVSGITATSEANPFMGWRSIRVCLDRVDIFCTQLKALLKANVKGNLRILLPMISGLDELRKAKSYIKRCSEELKAEGFECAPVKVGVMIEVPAAVVLVDMLAKEADFFSIGTNDLIQFTLAVDRTNELISDMFQPHHPAILKMIYQTVNAAHREGIPVAVCGEMGSDPISVLLLVGLGVDELSMTPWSVMATKKIIRSINFEEVRESALAVLQMDDANSVNGYMYRKYAQTITDLGISSFIGQVANESAKS, translated from the coding sequence ATGACAACTTCAACGAAGAACCCTGCTGATAATGGGGGAACCGCCGCGCCTTCCGGCAAGAAGTCCGAAAGGCGGGTCCTGGTAGGTATCCCTGCGTCGCCCGGCTATGTCATGGGGCGCGCGTTCCAGGTGGCAAGCCGCGAGATAACGGTTGTTGAAGAATCCATTCCCAAATCTAGGGTTGCCGCGGAAGAGGAAAAGTTCCGCAAGGCGATAACCCGCACCTCCAAGGAGATTTCGCAAATCAAGGAAATCTCCGAAACCCGCACCGGCGTGCACGACAGCTTGATCTTTGCGACGCACCTGATGATCCTGCAGGATCCGGGACTGGTGAACGGGACCCTGAACTTGATCCGCAAGGAACGCAAGAGCGCCCGTTGGGCGTTGCATGTGATTCTGGGCGGTTACATCGATAATTTTGAAAAGATTGATTCGCCCGCGATGCGCGACAAGGCGGCGGACCTGCGCGACCTGCACAACCGCCTCATGGCGGCGATGGAAGACACCGAACCTGCCTTGGAGGAAGTCTCCACCGAAGACGGCGCCGTGATCGTGGCGCACGAGGTTTTGCCGAGCTTCTTGATGGCGCTCAAGCCCGGACAGGCGCGTGCTCTCCTGATGGATACCGGCGGACGTACGAGCCACGTGGCGATTCTTGCCCGCTCCCTCCAGATTCCGGTCGTCTCCGGCCTGAGGAACGTGGCCGCGGTCGTGAAGACCAACGATACCCTTATCGTGGACGGCTCGGGTGGCCTTGTCATCGTGAATCCGAATGAGGACGACATCCGCAAGTTCCACGAGCGCCAGGAAGTATTCGAACGCCAGCGCCGTGAACTGTTCACCATGCGCCGGCTCGAACCGATGACCCGCGACGGCAAGTACATCACGCTGCACGCGAACGTCGAACTCCCGAACGAGGCCGCCAAGGTGATGGACTACGGGGCGACGGGCGTGGGCCTGTACCGTTCGGAATTCCTGTTCTTGCAGTATGCAGCCCCGACGGAAGAAGAACAGACGGAAGCCTACACGCAACTTCTCGACGCGCTCTCTCCGTGCCCGGTGACGATAAGGACGCTCGATGCGGGCGGCGACAAGCTCGTGTCCGGCATTACGGCGACGAGCGAGGCGAACCCGTTCATGGGATGGCGGTCCATCCGCGTGTGCCTCGACCGAGTGGATATTTTCTGCACGCAGCTGAAGGCGCTTCTCAAGGCGAACGTCAAGGGAAACTTGCGTATCTTGCTGCCGATGATTTCGGGTCTCGACGAACTCCGCAAGGCGAAGTCCTACATAAAGCGCTGCTCCGAGGAACTGAAGGCGGAAGGCTTCGAATGCGCTCCGGTGAAGGTGGGCGTGATGATCGAAGTGCCTGCCGCGGTCGTGCTCGTGGACATGCTCGCGAAGGAGGCTGACTTCTTCAGCATCGGTACGAACGACCTTATCCAGTTCACGCTCGCGGTCGACCGTACGAACGAACTCATTTCGGACATGTTCCAGCCGCACCATCCCGCGATATTGAAGATGATTTACCAGACGGTGAATGCGGCCCACAGGGAAGGCATCCCGGTGGCGGTCTGCGGCGAAATGGGTTCCGACCCTATCAGCGTTCTTCTGCTTGTGGGGCTCGGTGTCGATGAACTTTCCATGACGCCCTGGAGCGTTATGGCGACGAAGAAAATTATCCGTTCCATCAACTTCGAGGAAGTGCGCGAGAGCGCTCTCGCCGTATTGCAGATGGACGACGCCAACAGCGTGAACGGATACATGTACAGGAAGTACGCACAGACAATTACCGACCTCGGCATTTCGAGCTTTATCGGCCAGGTCGCGAACGAATCGGCGAAGTCCTGA
- a CDS encoding pitrilysin family protein: MQKVEFIIACMGFGLAGMVACSSGPAPETETPAQSAPVAAEPAPAQTASEPAQAAPASANALPASYKDIQYPDYKYVAPYPKDFRVELAPGIAGYIVVDRSLPLVNFTAYFENPRVPTDIKDEAANEIVGSMFRRGGGAEISAHALDDTLEFISAGLSTSVGTWVSSFSVNSLTKDFPTMLDLAQKVVLKPAFDKEQLEIVKTNFVTAYEQRFDTPAKVLSSLRNKVNYVPCPRLWEANADEYKKVAVADLKRLSQGAFAKGRVVFALSGDIDRDSAIVVLKDFFDRWNAEPAKPVKGKPLFDAPTPIAFLNKPGIYVVDKDITQANISLNQPFVKRPHPDYYPTAVANFILGGGSFSSRLMTRVRSDEGLAYHISSRAGNDYRDTAMITIGLQTKVESAARALELIYGEIEKLAKEGPSEEELSMAKKTLVESLPGEFDSPASTATIFAKNEMIGKTFDHYLDYVKEINAVTAEQVKAMIAKYYAKDKMTISVVGPVSKLESLKPFTVIPLDSLDFR; the protein is encoded by the coding sequence ATGCAAAAAGTTGAATTTATTATTGCCTGTATGGGGTTCGGGCTGGCCGGCATGGTGGCATGCTCTTCCGGGCCCGCTCCCGAGACCGAGACTCCGGCGCAGTCTGCTCCCGTTGCTGCAGAACCCGCCCCGGCGCAAACAGCTTCTGAACCTGCGCAAGCGGCGCCTGCTTCGGCAAACGCGCTCCCTGCCTCGTACAAGGACATCCAATATCCCGACTACAAGTACGTGGCTCCGTACCCGAAGGATTTCCGTGTGGAACTTGCCCCGGGCATCGCGGGCTACATCGTCGTGGATCGCAGCCTCCCGCTGGTGAACTTCACCGCGTATTTCGAGAATCCGCGCGTGCCGACCGATATCAAGGACGAGGCCGCGAACGAAATCGTGGGCTCGATGTTCCGTCGTGGAGGCGGTGCGGAAATTTCTGCGCATGCGCTGGATGATACTCTTGAATTTATAAGTGCGGGCCTTTCGACGTCGGTCGGGACCTGGGTCTCGAGCTTTAGCGTGAACAGCCTTACCAAGGATTTCCCGACGATGCTCGACCTTGCGCAGAAGGTGGTTTTGAAGCCCGCGTTCGACAAGGAACAGCTCGAAATCGTGAAGACGAATTTCGTTACCGCCTACGAGCAGCGTTTCGACACTCCGGCGAAGGTGCTTTCTTCGCTCCGGAACAAGGTGAACTACGTGCCTTGCCCGCGCCTGTGGGAAGCGAATGCCGACGAGTACAAGAAGGTCGCCGTTGCCGACCTTAAGCGCTTGTCGCAGGGTGCCTTCGCGAAAGGGCGCGTCGTTTTCGCTCTTTCGGGCGATATCGACCGCGATAGCGCCATCGTGGTGCTGAAGGATTTCTTTGACCGCTGGAATGCGGAACCGGCGAAGCCTGTCAAGGGCAAGCCGCTGTTCGATGCCCCGACACCGATTGCCTTCCTGAACAAGCCGGGAATCTATGTGGTGGACAAGGACATTACGCAGGCGAACATCTCGCTGAACCAGCCCTTCGTGAAGCGTCCGCATCCGGATTATTACCCGACGGCGGTCGCGAACTTCATTCTGGGCGGCGGCTCGTTCTCTTCGCGCCTCATGACGCGCGTGCGTAGCGATGAGGGTCTTGCTTACCATATCAGCAGCCGCGCCGGCAACGACTACCGCGATACCGCGATGATCACCATCGGCCTGCAGACGAAGGTGGAATCCGCGGCCCGTGCGCTGGAACTCATTTACGGCGAAATCGAGAAACTCGCGAAGGAAGGCCCGAGCGAAGAAGAACTTTCGATGGCGAAGAAGACGCTTGTCGAGAGCCTCCCGGGCGAATTCGATTCTCCGGCTTCGACCGCCACCATCTTCGCGAAGAACGAGATGATCGGGAAGACGTTCGACCATTACCTCGACTACGTGAAGGAAATCAACGCCGTTACCGCGGAACAGGTGAAGGCGATGATCGCGAAGTATTACGCGAAGGACAAGATGACGATTTCGGTCGTGGGTCCGGTATCCAAGCTCGAAAGCCTCAAGCCCTTTACCGTGATTCCGCTTGACAGCCTTGATTTCAGGTAG
- a CDS encoding HPr family phosphocarrier protein → MIEKVLKVTNKLGIHARPAGMIVDITGPAKSDVTIEFDGSRANAKSILNVMMLAIPVGSDVLFEVDGEDEQEVVQKLETLFHDNFNEEPC, encoded by the coding sequence ATGATAGAGAAGGTTCTCAAAGTCACGAATAAGCTTGGAATTCATGCAAGGCCCGCCGGGATGATTGTCGATATCACGGGCCCTGCGAAAAGCGACGTCACCATCGAGTTCGACGGCTCCAGGGCGAATGCCAAGAGCATCCTGAACGTCATGATGCTCGCTATTCCGGTCGGGTCCGATGTCCTGTTCGAAGTGGACGGCGAAGACGAACAGGAAGTGGTACAGAAACTGGAAACGCTCTTCCATGACAACTTCAACGAAGAACCCTGCTGA
- a CDS encoding RNA methyltransferase — protein MKEDLESLLARVTERRRELLTGVVNRRTRHFCMVLEDLFDPHNISAVIRTAEVFGLQDVHIIEEDNAYSVNKSILKGSYKWMSLYLYKKRMLCMEKLRAKGYKIAVASTNTTNSVLDLDLSQPTAFYLGSEFHGNHPDTLAHADYEFKLPQYGITESMNVSVAGGVLMTYLDVYMQKEGREKFLLPPAERDALLRDWLDRHVNGIENNSPIVRVEA, from the coding sequence GTGAAAGAAGATCTCGAATCCCTCCTGGCCCGTGTCACCGAACGGCGCCGTGAACTTTTGACCGGCGTGGTGAACCGCCGCACGAGGCACTTTTGCATGGTGCTCGAAGACCTTTTCGACCCGCACAATATTTCGGCCGTCATCCGTACCGCCGAAGTGTTCGGCCTGCAGGACGTGCACATCATCGAAGAGGATAACGCCTACAGCGTGAACAAGTCCATCTTGAAGGGCAGCTACAAGTGGATGAGCCTGTACTTGTACAAGAAGCGCATGCTCTGCATGGAAAAGCTCCGCGCGAAGGGCTACAAGATTGCGGTTGCGAGCACGAACACCACGAATTCCGTGCTGGACCTCGACCTGAGCCAGCCCACCGCCTTCTACCTCGGTAGCGAATTCCACGGGAACCATCCGGATACGCTCGCCCATGCCGACTACGAATTCAAGCTGCCGCAGTACGGCATCACCGAATCGATGAACGTTTCGGTCGCGGGCGGCGTGCTCATGACCTACCTCGACGTTTATATGCAGAAGGAAGGCCGCGAAAAGTTCCTGTTGCCCCCGGCAGAAAGGGATGCCCTGCTGCGCGACTGGCTCGACCGCCACGTGAACGGCATCGAGAACAACAGCCCGATAGTGCGCGTGGAGGCCTAA